In Deinococcota bacterium, a single window of DNA contains:
- the yfbR gene encoding 5'-deoxynucleotidase encodes MKFIQRWGLMRNTDPENIMEHSLQVAQVAHALAVINNRYRGGCVSPERTATLALYHDASEVITGDLATPIKYFNPQIKTAYREIEVVAKSKLLAMLPDALKGEYAALLTPDGEDQEAWALVRAADKICAYLKCLEEQRAGNGEFAQAEKAIKAELDRTATPEVRFFLERFVPSFSLTLDELN; translated from the coding sequence ATGAAGTTCATCCAGCGCTGGGGCCTCATGCGCAACACCGACCCCGAAAACATCATGGAGCACAGCCTCCAGGTCGCGCAGGTCGCGCACGCCCTGGCCGTCATCAACAACCGCTACCGCGGCGGCTGCGTGAGCCCCGAGCGCACCGCCACGCTGGCGCTCTACCACGACGCCAGCGAGGTCATCACCGGCGATCTGGCCACGCCCATCAAGTACTTCAACCCGCAGATCAAGACCGCCTACCGCGAGATCGAGGTCGTCGCCAAGAGCAAACTCCTGGCCATGCTGCCGGACGCGTTGAAGGGCGAGTACGCCGCCCTGCTGACCCCCGACGGCGAGGACCAGGAAGCCTGGGCGCTGGTGCGCGCCGCCGACAAGATCTGCGCCTACTTGAAATGCCTCGAGGAACAGCGCGCCGGCAACGGCGAGTTCGCTCAGGCCGAGAAGGCGATCAAGGCCGAGCTGGACAGGACGGCGACGCCCGAAGTAAGATTCTTTCTCGAGCGGTTCGTGCCGAGCTTCTCGCTGACGCTCGACGAGTTGAATTAG